Genomic DNA from Porites lutea chromosome 4, jaPorLute2.1, whole genome shotgun sequence:
aaaaaagaaatggttTTCTGGTTCGCTTAAAAAAGAGCGAAACTCCTCAGTAAGCTGAGCTATCCCTTAGTGTTTTGGAAAAGCAATTTAATGAAGGTTTATGTGTTTAATGAAGGTTTATGTGTTGCCATCATTGTTTTTGAATAGGGTGTCACTTTTTCCGGTCCGAGTAGGGTAAATAGGGTATATAAACTTTCATTTGTCTCATCCTTAAGTATGGTCAGGGTTAACGAACCTGGGCCGCACGCAACTACCCCAATTTTATGGTAGTAATCCCTCCGCCGGGGGACAAAGCCATTGTCATCTTACATCCCCAGGGTTTGGCTACAGCGGAAGAAAGCACTGAGTATGATTAGTCCTTTAAAACTTACCCCAAGATCTGTCTGTTAGATTGCATAGAGAAAAAATGGTCAGAAGTAGATAACCAGATGGCAAACAAAGGAGATACCAAACACCATGTAGCAGACACATGAACTCTTTCGGATGCAACAGGGCTGCGGCAAAAAAGATCCCGGATAATCCAGCCAAGTATAACGTGCTTATTCCTGCGGGAAGGTGATGTTCCAGAGGTTTCGGCGCAGCAGTGACATTCTCGTTTGGTTTAGACGTGGGTGCGGCAGTAGGCTCGATTTCCCGTTCGCTTAATTCTTTTGAGATTTGAACAGCTACACCGACAGAAACAATACACATGATCACAGAAAACACGAATGTGAGTAGCTTTGAAACCTTCAGCTGGAAGCTTTGTGTGGCGAAGAGACATACTAGGGTGTAAGCAAGAACCACCAGGCAGAGAAGTATAATTACGGTTATTTCACTCAAGCCAATCCCTGCATACACCATTCCACCAACTATCACCAGAAGTACCGTAGACGGCCTGAATGGGAGgagaaaaaatgattaaaaaaggagaatgtttttactaaaacaaagtGTTCAGTTGGCAAAGGGTTTCTAACATTCTGAATGGCtgtctttctttattttattttattttatttttttactgcaTTGGGTAAAAggtatcattattttttatattcaCTCAATAAATTGATCTAGATTTATGAGGGAGGAAGGTCAAAGAGCAGCAAGGGACagggaaataattttaaaacaattattcctcgaacctgaatgggctctgagtcaatagcccatgaggccgaagccCTAAAACCCTAAACGTAATAATTTTCAGGTGTGCAAACTCCCATATCCCCCTCGTAACTAACGTTTCTTCCCGTGCGTACACTTTCAAAATCTCATGCGACGCTTCTGAATAGATATAAGCATAATATCCGTAAATCTTCCGCCCCTACAAGGTGAGGACATTAATTGGACTACATTAAAATTTGCTGCTGATACTTGGAACGCTTTGGACGTTTTTTTAAGGCAGACACCCTCCTTAGCAGCTTTTAAGCGCAGCTTATCTAAAGCTAAATTTTAATTCATACTTTTATCCTGTATTATAGAGCACATTATATTATAAATTATACTATTAGGgctctattttttttatactaaTAACGTAAACTATTTTCAGCTTATGGTTTAGTCTTTAAAGAGGACCCCTCTGTAAACCACTAATAATAATGAcaagaattattattattattattattattattattattattaggctcATGACTGTCCTCTGTACGTACTTACCCAATAACAGTGGAACAGACAAGAAATGTTTGGTAAACAATGAACAAGAAGGAGATGTGTTCATTAGTCTTTAGTGTCAGCTTCCACTCTCTCACAAGCAGAACCAGGTTGGCTAACGAGGAAGGAGCCCATCTACgcctttgtttgtaaaattCATCGAAGCTTTCAGGGCAGTAGGTGCTGTCAACTGCGGCGGCGCAGTATGTGAGGCGCCAGCCCTTCTGTAACATCAGCGTACACATCCAGCGGtcttcccctgaaaaaagtGATACATTGTATAGGAAGAGTACTTAATGAAAAACGTTAAGACCGCTGTTATACTTTTCGTACAATAGTGATTCTACCTGAATAAGAGATGCTTCCCTTCCAACCGAACATTTTTCCGCGTTTCttaaagacagttttttttaacatttttggcCAACGGTTTATTTTGAAGCCCCACATAAGGTAGGATATTTTTTACTTATCTGCTGGCTCCACCATCTGCAACTATCTGAAGGAAAAACTAACCAGAGCCCGAAGGATTGGTAATTATCACGCTGAATTGACTGAATCATTATGAAGAGAGCCAATTATCGCCAGAACAGACTTTGCAAATCACAGACAACAAGGAGAATATGATTTTTGGTATTGTAATATGTTCCTTTCACGTACCGATGAAAAAGATTCAGCTACACCCTATCTagaattctttattttgtaaatgccaaagaaaagaaataaaaaagatatttaattttgctttatgaCTTATTTACTTTTCCTAAAACAAGATACCATTTTCCGTTTATTGGTTTTAGAAAAGGTGTCACTTTCaattctatttcccttgaacaGAATCAGGGCTTAAGATCATTTACGGCTCAAACACCTTGCCCCCAGGGGTTCATACGTACTTAACCAACTAAGAGGAGAGTGCTAAGAGGCTCAAACAGTCGTGAAATCACTTGGTTAGCCGCCATATGACTTATGACTTACCCATATCTTTGGTGAGAAAGTCAAAAGCATGGTCTACTTTTGTAGCGTAAGTCGGCAGAACGTCCCTAACAGCTTGGCAACGGTACAGACTAAAACAACCAGGGCTACACAGCACTGAACCAAACATGTGATTTGCTACCTGAAAAACGATACACCAACCACAAAGGAAGtctgtgaatattaatataccGTGAACTCTCTCTTAAACGCCACGTCCGTCCTTATGTAAGGTAATCCAGTCTTGGAATCTGAATTCCGGCCGCGTTGTGAATTCCgtattccaggtactggattccagattcctttcAAGTGGAACTTGGGCCTGGATTTCGATTGTTaatgggattccggattccttgagctgaatttcggattccaaactccaggattccagattccacaagaaaaaaaattcacagattctggaatccggattACCTTATACGGGGCTCCCCTaggccaacattttgccctaagtaagaagtaagtgttaatgttggcttgggggaggggtaggtgggcagtttcccagaaacatattATGATCCGCCAAGGTTTCGAAAAGTGATGGGGCTCTTCAGTTATGACACTACTTGTACCTATACAAAAAGAATAACTACAACAACTGAcggtggaatttaaaaaatattcaattaatagtTCGTGAATTCTATGACGCTTAACTTGACTTAATTCTCCTGTAAGTCAAATCTAGTGATATACATACCTTTTGAAACCAATGACCAATGGCGTAGTCGAAGATCTGGTACCAGACTATAGGCCCGCTTCCCAATGGATGTGTACGAGCACAAACTGCTCCAACCCCGGGATCTTCAATAATCTGGTCTATTAACGCTTCAACTGAGTCATGGGTGAACTTGACGTCAGCATCGGTGGTAAGAATATAGCATTGATCGTCGCGCGCTGAAAAGTTACGTTtttaatcaataaatcaatgcATAGATCCAAGAGGAAGTGATAGGATGATTCTTCAAAATTAATAGTAAGATAGAGATTTCATCTCTTTTTTTGTACCCCATTTTTCGGATGTTTTAAACAATGTTCTCTTTCTAGCAGTTTCTTATTAAGTTTGAAACTAAAAAGTTAGCAATACCGGCTGAATTAAAATTGTAAAGTTGCCGAGtcagttattttaaataacaCCAGTTATACTTATCGAAACCTTATGAAAACCTTTACACCACCTTAGACCGAGTCGGACACCTACATTGTGCTTCGGGAAAGATGCGTTTagttcagtgttttttttttttttttttttttttttgcgtttagTTCATTGTTACCtttcccctaagccaacattttgccctaagtgagaagaaagtgttaatgttggcttaggggaggggtaggtgggcagtttcctagagaCGTAAAATGATCCACCAAGGTTACGAAAAGTGATGGGGCTCATTAGTTATGATACTAgttgaatttaaacaaaaagaacaactgCAATAACTGAtggtaaaatttcaaaatattaattcgccacatgtaagggaatccggattccgaaatccgggaaatttgggcttgtggaatccgaaatGCTGggatttggaatccggaatacagctcacagaatccggaatccaagttcccaTGATgaagaatctggaatccagttCCTGGAATACAGAATCCAAGGAAtgggatccagaatccaagacggTCTTAGagcccttacatggggcgatactTTGTTGTGTTACACTTCTCACCGTTAAGACGATTCTGTTGGTAATCCAACACATAGGACATATACATGACCTGACTCCATCGCTTTTTATTCTTTACCTGCAAAGATATGAATTCCATATTAAAGATACTTAGAAGAAATGGGCATTCTTAAAGCTGAGTGAGCAAGCTATTTCAATAGACCCATCCACAGTGTCCCTTTATACtgaaccttttttaaaatattccagGCTTACTTTAGTATTGTCTTTCAGGTGAATCGTGAATTCCATTCCTCCAGGCAGGTTCCATTTAAGCTGTATACCATAAGGGGTCATTACTTTGTAGCAGGAACGTAGTTGCACTTTTAATGTTTCTTCCACCAGTGAAGCCAACTGCAACGCATAATCAGTGAGGACGTCTCCTCTGACTCCTCCATCAAAGAAAACGTGGGATTCATAATGGcgtttagcttttgttttgttcttgtcCATCTCATGAATCGATTCAAGGAGTTGTTTCATTTCATAGTCTGCTTCGTGGTACATCGTAGTGCAGATGAACACAGTCACGTTGCGTGAGAGATTCCGTTGTATAACGTCTTCCTCATCAGATGCTCGGCTACGCCTGTTCATCAATAGATACTGCTCAAGGTAGACACCTATACATAAACCATACAATAGATATTAAGTTATAATTATCAACAGGAATATCAAGTGATAAAATATCAGCATTTTGCTTAGTTCTTTCAAGAGGTAGGGATCACGACCTTTCTTAATACTATGTAgtgcgcgcgtgaaccagcgtcattttggcgaaAAAACATGCATGAATTTGACAGAACGTCGTACAACCTCATTCCCggggtcctctcctactcgtAGAACGTCGTAGTAACGTAAAGAAGTCATCAAATGTtagaatttttatcattttgcaatcTCAGGAGAAGGTTTAACCTCCTTCGATAAAAACAACCATGTTAacatttttggtgaaaaaagtaatatgataatatttataatctcgttctcgtagtcgATCGGACATTACACAAAGTCATCGGAAAGAAAGTGAAACAGCATCAAAAATATAAGGTGCCTTCACAACTAGGAAGTCCTCAGctaagtacagtgaaacctcagTTAAGCAGACACCTGCTTCTGGACCTTCCAAGTGTTTGCCTAATTATGGTTCAtaaaaattgtgcaatgtttgttaacgattaacGTTCAACGGTtaactctgtactgtgataaagttccatgttgcTAAGGAAGCAAAGAAGCTAAGAAAGCTGTACTGTACTTTCTGCAAGACAGTTTAGGTGAACCTTGATCGCGGATGACAATCATACGGCCAGTTATCggtctaatctacagtttattgacagctaaatgtattgatttatctttattaatcagattaatcgactacagtacgaatttcaaggacgtaatccaatactacatATGTCAATccagtccggtgtccgcttaatagaggctgtaaacaataaaaaattagccaaatacaatttactttagtgtccgcgtccgcttaatagaggagtCCGCTGAATAGGGAGGGGCTCTttataaaggaaaatataagacgttaatttcgggacccggcttagtgtcctcttaatagagggtgtccgcttaattgggggtccgctttcggtttcactgtatttataTTTCGAGCATCCTGACTGCAGAACTTACCATTATACGATGGTATCCAAAACAGGTCGTGGGCGCTTGCCATAATAAAACCGCGACTTTTCCACAGGTAGTACGTAGTGACCATGAACTGTGCCAGCCATAGCGGCAGCCCGCCACCTGCTAGAGTGTAAAGTTGGTTATCTGATCTACACGATAACGGAATCATGTTCGTATCGCAAAACCCTGCGACGTTTGTTATGAAAATGGCGATGGGCGTGGCTAGGGTCAAGGGAAGGGCGTATCCAGTCTGCTGCATACGGAGTGAACAGGCGAGCCAACCAAGATGGTAGGCAAAGAAGCTGGAAAAGATGTGCAGCATAAAGTACACAAACGACGAGTTTGACGAACTAAATGCCCTAAAACCTTCGGACATGCCGCCCAGCTCTACGATGTTGCAAATTTTGGCAAACACTAAGGCAACGAAAGGTGTTAGAAAGAGTTTCCATAAAGAAATGACAATAGCAGCTTTTCCACGGGCAGTAATTTTGGCCGCATTCGCCACATCCTCACTCGCATTCTCGTCGTCACTTTGATCGGAGACCTGGTTACTGGTTTCTATTTGCAGTTTCCGCAGTTTAGGAGACCAGACGATGGAAAGAACAACAAGGGCAATAATCGCATAAGGTATCTGAAAGAACAACGATTTCCAAGTTAAGCCTGCACGACatgagaatttaaatttaaaaaaaaaggaaaaaatggtcACAAGCTTTCGAAGCTTGAGTTTCTGAGATCCTTTGTAGTATCCTCTTATTTAGTTGTTTCCCTGAACGTCCCAgcattctgttttgttttagggtTAGGTGCCATTGTTAATCCTGTTTGTTGTTCTCTTAACCAATCCTGTGAGGCCTTGTTACATCTGGGACGCGCCTCATCCTTTAGGTAGAAAAGCTTTGGATATCCCAGAAATAGTTGCGCCTAAAGTATGTACCCGCCCATTCCTTCCGACTTAATAGGAGAATTACAATTTAACGATGAAAGATAGGTCAATTACTTGCTGCGCGGAggggcggagggggggggggggggggtggttacTCCTTATAACGGCCTATACGGGGAGACTCAGTCCGAAAGGGATACTTTTGCCTGGcgtatgaaagggtagggatttcccTGTTAGATCTCGTTTACGTACATACACTGTTTAAAGGTAGCCATTAAAACTCCTGAAGGAGGATTActctccttacagataacccacccagcccaggaaaggttggccacaccaccaggGTCTACATTCCTTACTCTTTTAGAACagtgatgtgggttcttttacgtacgtcacacaagaaccagataagtgaaaAAGCTGTGAGACGGGAACAacagtttttcgtccttatccgagaagactagaaagtctactACCAATTGCAGCTGTCATTACAAAGGTAGCACAGTCTTCTTATTATTCAAAGACCcggagtgttggtccggccggggtttgaacccgcgacctctcCCGCTCAGCACAGACTGGCGTTCTCCCAGCTGAGCTAACCATGCGGCGGTAGATACGAAAGGGTTGGGAAATCTGTCCGTGACGGTCGGTAAAATAGGCCCAAGGGTTAAAAGACGcattttttggttgagaaaacGCACTGATTTTGTGATCAGGGCCTTAGGGCCGtacaaaactttgttgagtacccccctggACTTGCTGTCAATGCTGCACCCTTCTTGACTTCAATTATCCCTTGTAATctctgaattttattttgaatataAATTCTAAACTTTATAAAGAAAGCTTAGCAAAATTTTCAGTAGAGTTTTCTTGTTTACCTCGTACTTGTAACACAAAAGTGAAACACCAGCTGCCCCAAACACCGCACTAATTCCGAACCGAATGGCTTCCAATTTTCCAGTCTTCGTGTTCCACTGTGATCTTGATTTGATGAAGTGCCACAATGTGAAGCCCAGAGGTAAACTGCATGGCAGCAAAATCATGACGTCTGAGTTGAGTGGTTTTACTTTTAGCATAGCAACAATGGTGATATAACTAAGAGAAACGGTCTCCAGGAAGCCACCAATAAAtatctgaaaaagaaataaggACTTGAAT
This window encodes:
- the LOC140935306 gene encoding uncharacterized protein isoform X1 gives rise to the protein MSDETASQYRSHQSVYFQKSESEFTIDKSEPTLELSNKAEKRHCYSFLPWIVKWFVAVFLSLLVLFCVVASRICLLVLGKNFKDLDDKVGKTGNGTLNQTVNSTDGHFSPTGKSGNGNISTEAGKQALFLMLVLALMIPEAVSLIYASWTSLRRKSHPWPSQKGFITIFIGGFLETVSLSYITIVAMLKVKPLNSDVMILLPCSLPLGFTLWHFIKSRSQWNTKTGKLEAIRFGISAVFGAAGVSLLCYKYEIPYAIIALVVLSIVWSPKLRKLQIETSNQVSDQSDDENASEDVANAAKITARGKAAIVISLWKLFLTPFVALVFAKICNIVELGGMSEGFRAFSSSNSSFVYFMLHIFSSFFAYHLGWLACSLRMQQTGYALPLTLATPIAIFITNVAGFCDTNMIPLSCRSDNQLYTLAGGGLPLWLAQFMVTTYYLWKSRGFIMASAHDLFWIPSYNGVYLEQYLLMNRRSRASDEEDVIQRNLSRNVTVFICTTMYHEADYEMKQLLESIHEMDKNKTKAKRHYESHVFFDGGVRGDVLTDYALQLASLVEETLKVQLRSCYKVMTPYGIQLKWNLPGGMEFTIHLKDNTKVKNKKRWSQVMYMSYVLDYQQNRLNARDDQCYILTTDADVKFTHDSVEALIDQIIEDPGVGAVCARTHPLGSGPIVWYQIFDYAIGHWFQKVANHMFGSVLCSPGCFSLYRCQAVRDVLPTYATKVDHAFDFLTKDMGEDRWMCTLMLQKGWRLTYCAAAVDSTYCPESFDEFYKQRRRWAPSSLANLVLLVREWKLTLKTNEHISFLFIVYQTFLVCSTVIGPSTVLLVIVGGMVYAGIGLSEITVIILLCLVVLAYTLVCLFATQSFQLKVSKLLTFVFSVIMCIVSVGVAVQISKELSEREIEPTAAPTSKPNENVTAAPKPLEHHLPAGISTLYLAGLSGIFFAAALLHPKEFMCLLHGVWYLLCLPSGYLLLTIFSLCNLTDRSWGTREGKTASEGGGDWLTPIGETLKEIVVCKCCRPAQLEQPPTQAIEPPKVETKDVACQVNVDEIARNEESEHSLGQTRYKEEMHVSATRVEVERSTSGLTRQNEEEIIQSVEDSSNGLEENPVYEGKQECIPETSENPDRPQEINSQPVLGGFTEPYESSSQSVGGSRESTLFVPRRRKHSPMLNAWLNSYNQDSSEEANTEVETLTLSSRHNGEGSSVNGLEDEGDLDGTQMCSTERSENRRRGRPDIYLQSPNGLSRQSLDFGSTESLSVLKTDMSYSNLKTPVEEWLAPLDISTENDYAHMFRDEGYDTMGDLFGLSDQDLESIGIKTRGHRRRLLREIKKIPRVDVEEGIPDDVEEWLEDLGLQQYWPRFESNGYKEPCDLEDLKGLDKKSLKETFHISKRGHLNKLVVGIKKLQYPHEVQKKVRQTRREIDRLPLKFLDVDNVDEGREYDFWEGLRRRCLAPELSAFDDTSKLKDRLVELRNKTLMLFGVANVLWMIIILTLVRHKDLAVLGVDIIGLSFLTVYGLVIVLQFLALLGHRFKTVIHLLARVPWKLSQVKLEINDEHEAVTNF
- the LOC140935306 gene encoding uncharacterized protein isoform X2 codes for the protein MSDETASQYRSHQSVYFQKSESEFTIDKSEPTLELSNKAEKRHCYSFLPWIVKWFVAVFLSLLVLFCVVASRICLLVLGKNFKDLDDKVGKTGNGTLNQTVNSTDGHFSPTGKSGNGNISTEAGKQALFLMLVLALMIPEAVSLIYASWTSLRRKSHPWPSQKGFITIFIGGFLETVSLSYITIVAMLKVKPLNSDVMILLPCSLPLGFTLWHFIKSRSQWNTKTGKLEAIRFGISAVFGAAGVSLLCYKYEIPYAIIALVVLSIVWSPKLRKLQIETSNQVSDQSDDENASEDVANAAKITARGKAAIVISLWKLFLTPFVALVFAKICNIVELGGMSEGFRAFSSSNSSFVYFMLHIFSSFFAYHLGWLACSLRMQQTGYALPLTLATPIAIFITNVAGFCDTNMIPLSCRSDNQLYTLAGGGLPLWLAQFMVTTYYLWKSRGFIMASAHDLFWIPSYNGVYLEQYLLMNRRSRASDEEDVIQRNLSRNVTVFICTTMYHEADYEMKQLLESIHEMDKNKTKAKRHYESHVFFDGGVRGDVLTDYALQLASLVEETLKVQLRSCYKVMTPYGIQLKWNLPGGMEFTIHLKDNTKVKNKKRWSQVMYMSYVLDYQQNRLNARDDQCYILTTDADVKFTHDSVEALIDQIIEDPGVGAVCARTHPLGSGPIVWYQIFDYAIGHWFQKVANHMFGSVLCSPGCFSLYRCQAVRDVLPTYATKVDHAFDFLTKDMGEDRWMCTLMLQKGWRLTYCAAAVDSTYCPESFDEFYKQRRRWAPSSLANLVLLVREWKLTLKTNEHISFLFIVYQTFLVCSTVIGPSTVLLVIVGGMVYAGIGLSEITVIILLCLVVLAYTLVCLFATQSFQLKVSKLLTFVFSVIMCIVSVGVAVQISKELSEREIEPTAAPTSKPNENVTAAPKPLEHHLPAGISTLYLAGLSGIFFAAALLHPKEFMCLLHGVWYLLCLPSGYLLLTIFSLCNLTDRSWGTREGKTASEGGGDWLTPIGETLKEIVVCKCCRPAQLEQPPTQAIEPPKVETKDVACQVNVDEIARNEESEHSLGQTRYKEEMHVSATRVEVERSTSGLTRQNEEEIIQSVEDSSNGLEENPVYEGKQECIPETSENPDRPQEINSQPVLGGFTEPYESSSQSGGSRESTLFVPRRRKHSPMLNAWLNSYNQDSSEEANTEVETLTLSSRHNGEGSSVNGLEDEGDLDGTQMCSTERSENRRRGRPDIYLQSPNGLSRQSLDFGSTESLSVLKTDMSYSNLKTPVEEWLAPLDISTENDYAHMFRDEGYDTMGDLFGLSDQDLESIGIKTRGHRRRLLREIKKIPRVDVEEGIPDDVEEWLEDLGLQQYWPRFESNGYKEPCDLEDLKGLDKKSLKETFHISKRGHLNKLVVGIKKLQYPHEVQKKVRQTRREIDRLPLKFLDVDNVDEGREYDFWEGLRRRCLAPELSAFDDTSKLKDRLVELRNKTLMLFGVANVLWMIIILTLVRHKDLAVLGVDIIGLSFLTVYGLVIVLQFLALLGHRFKTVIHLLARVPWKLSQVKLEINDEHEAVTNF